The Chlamydiales bacterium sequence TTCCAATAGTCTTTTTAATCAATGGCCTTAGCAAAGATGACTGGTTTCAATCCTTATTGTTTGCGCTTTCCATTGCCGTTGGCCTAACACCTGAAATGTTACCCATGATTATCACAACAAACCTTGCAAAAGGAGCTCTTGCTATGTCAAAGAGCAAGGTCGTTGTCAAACAACTTGGGAGTATTCAAAATTTTGGGGCCATGGACTTATTGTGCACAGATAAAACAGGAACCCTAACACAAGACAGGATCATCTTAGAACACCATTTCGATCTAAATGGTAAAGAAGATGAATATGTACTAGAACTTGGCTATCTAAATAGTTATTACCAAACAGGACTCAAGAACCTACTTGATGTAGCGGTTTTAGAACATACTGAGCTACAAGATACGCTACAGCCAGACACTCTCTATCATAAAATTGATGAAATTCCCTTTGATTTTTCAAGAAAACGAATGTCTGTTGTAGTCAGTAAAAGTAAAAACCAACATGAGCTTATCTGTAAGGGATCTCTTAGCACGATACTCTCTATCTGTACGCACGCAAAGTTTGGAAGTGAACCAGAGCCCTTAAATGAAACTCTCCTAAAAAAAATCAACCATTTCCACGACCATCTAAATAAGCAAGGTCTAAGGGTTTTAGCAGTAGCAAGCAAAATGGTCTCTTCTGAATCTCAAACAACTTACCACATGGAAGATGAACATTCCATGACGCTTGTTGGCTTACTTGCCTTTTTAGACCCTCCAAAGACATCTGCAGCACAAGCTATCAAACTATTAAAGAATTATGGCGTTAATATTAAAGTATTAACAGGAGACAATGAAGTCATCACTAAAAGAATTTGTAAATGGGTAGGCCTAGAAGTTCATGGAGTCCTTACAGGTCCAGAACTACAAGCAATAGAGCCTCATGCTCTCAATGAGATTGTAGAAAAGACGACAATTTTTGCAAAACTAGAGCCTATGCAAAAAGCTCTTATCATCTCTTGCTTAAAAGCCAACGGACACACTGTAGGCTATCTTGGAGATGGAATAAATGACGCTCCAGCACTTAGAGAAGCTGACCTTGGCATATCTGTAGATACAGCTGTAGATATAGCCAAAGAGTCTTCAGACATTATTATGCTAGAAAAAAGCCTTCTCTTTTTAGCAGATGGTGTCATAGAGGGACGAAAAACTTTTGGCAATATCATCAAATACATCAAAATGGCTATAAGCTCTAATTTCGGCAATGTTTTTAGCATACTAGGAGCCAGTATTTTTCTTCCCTTTCTTCCTATGCTTCCCATCCAAATTCTCTTACAAAACCTACTCTATGACGTCTCTCAACTGGCTATACCCTTTGATACTGTAGATAAAGAATTTTTAGAAACTCCCCACCAATGGAAGCCAGGAGGCATCTCAAGATTCATGTTGTTCATAGGGCCTATCAGCTCTCTCTTCGACTATATTACATTTGGCTTTTTGTGGTTTTTCTTTGATGCCAACACTATTGCTAAACAATCTTTCTTTCAGTCAGGCTGGTTTATAGAGGGATTACTCTCTCAAGTTCTCATCGTACATATGATTAGAACGCAAAAAATCCCCTTCATTCAAAGCTTTCCCTCTTTTCCACTTTTTATAACCACGCTTTTCATTATGATTCTTGGCATCATCATACCCTATACCCATATTGGAGCAGATCTTGGCATGACATCACTACCAGGAATCTATTTCCTCTTTCTCGTACCCATTCTTCTGGCCTACTGCACACTCACGCAAGTCGTCAAGCTTTGGTTCATCCGCAGATTCAACTCATGGCTATAACATAATTCACATGGGCATGATTTCTTTAAATCATCCAAATACAATCTTAAGAACAATAGTTTACTGCTAACACTTAGGCGGATGTGATTCCTCTATTCCTTTAAGTGGCACAATGACCCGTGATCCAAATAGATTATTCTAAGTGCTTCCAAATTTCGTAAATAGTCATGGGCATATAATCTTCTACGTCTTTTCCTTGAGCTGATAATTCATCGTGTAAATTAACATATTTTTCTGCCATGGTTTTGTCTGAAAAAAGTAGATGCGCATTAAGAGAATCTTTATAGACAATCAATTCTGGCAGAATCCCAAATAATATTTCATTATGAATAGAGGAATAAATACCATCAGGATCGCATATTCCAACATCGTATCCCACTTTCAATGCTTGATTTTGTAATGAAATTGGCATTTGATCTTCTTCAGAAATGATATGTAACATTGAACAATCATCCAAATTCTTTAATTCTATACATTCATTAATAATAAATTGTGCATCCATCAAATTCCTTGGAATTAAATAAAAAGCAACTAACTCGCCTTCAAATCCATTATATTTATCTATTACTTCTTCGACAGGCATATTAATAAAATTATTTCTTTTTATTAAATTCGACCAAAAAAAATTGGCTGGGTTAGGTTTTTTAACCAAAATAAGTGCATGCATAATTACTCACTTTTAACTCATTACTGGGATATGTCCTGGTCCTATATGTATATGTTCACCATAGTCCCAGTGCCCTTTGCCTCTATCATCTCTAGTAGAAGGAAAATCATATTCTTCTCCCCATTCAATCTGAATGCAATATGAGAAATAAAAAGACGTGGTAATT is a genomic window containing:
- the mgtA gene encoding magnesium-translocating P-type ATPase, with protein sequence MLHNGNWLFHYLLSWRTKTGSKRFIASQEILEGLVYFAKTPIDTLIDKLKSNTEGLTETTAAQFLEKFGYNTIATDKPVTWYSTLFRNFSNPFVLLLIGLSIISYFINDIEAVFIILTMVILSVIMRFFQEYRSSLAAEKLKSLVSTKASVIRRKSDDIKSSTKCELSFKYLVPGDIISLSAGDMLPADVRLISSHDLFVSQSSLTGESMPLEKYEHPENSKMAITNPLEMPNICLMGTSVVSGIGKAIVITTGSNTYFGSIAKTIVAKRPLTSFDIGINKVSWLLIRIMLCMVPIVFLINGLSKDDWFQSLLFALSIAVGLTPEMLPMIITTNLAKGALAMSKSKVVVKQLGSIQNFGAMDLLCTDKTGTLTQDRIILEHHFDLNGKEDEYVLELGYLNSYYQTGLKNLLDVAVLEHTELQDTLQPDTLYHKIDEIPFDFSRKRMSVVVSKSKNQHELICKGSLSTILSICTHAKFGSEPEPLNETLLKKINHFHDHLNKQGLRVLAVASKMVSSESQTTYHMEDEHSMTLVGLLAFLDPPKTSAAQAIKLLKNYGVNIKVLTGDNEVITKRICKWVGLEVHGVLTGPELQAIEPHALNEIVEKTTIFAKLEPMQKALIISCLKANGHTVGYLGDGINDAPALREADLGISVDTAVDIAKESSDIIMLEKSLLFLADGVIEGRKTFGNIIKYIKMAISSNFGNVFSILGASIFLPFLPMLPIQILLQNLLYDVSQLAIPFDTVDKEFLETPHQWKPGGISRFMLFIGPISSLFDYITFGFLWFFFDANTIAKQSFFQSGWFIEGLLSQVLIVHMIRTQKIPFIQSFPSFPLFITTLFIMILGIIIPYTHIGADLGMTSLPGIYFLFLVPILLAYCTLTQVVKLWFIRRFNSWL